The Methanoplanus sp. FWC-SCC4 genome has a window encoding:
- a CDS encoding methionine adenosyltransferase translates to MVRNIAIEKILQTPIEKQNTEIAERKCIGHPDSLADGIAEAVSRALSKAYLEECDAVLHHNTDQGEIVAGESMPKFGGGTVTKPVYVLLTGRATKSFEGKTIPTDAIAVNAARDYLRNTLEYLNMEHDVIVDCRMGVGSSDLRDVFKANGSGRIPHANDTSFGIGHAPFSDLENIILNVSDHIDNNVRAKHPIIGTDVKIMGLRQNDDITLTLCVPMIDRFCSDMGEYIEAVEFIKEEVRNVASGSTKRNVNVAINTGDRIDQESIFLTVTGTSAEMGDDGSVGRGNRCNGLITPQRPMSMEATSGKNPINHIGKIYNLLSTEIAKKCVAEVEGIDDLYIRLLSQIGKPIDQPLVASAQYIANGIEEADKMEKEIYAIIDDSLANVTDITERVIRGELRTF, encoded by the coding sequence ATGGTACGAAATATCGCAATAGAAAAAATCCTTCAGACACCGATAGAAAAGCAGAATACGGAAATTGCAGAGAGAAAGTGTATAGGACACCCTGACAGCCTTGCAGATGGTATTGCAGAGGCCGTTTCAAGAGCACTTTCAAAGGCATACCTTGAGGAATGTGATGCAGTTTTGCACCACAACACAGACCAGGGAGAGATCGTTGCAGGAGAGTCCATGCCGAAGTTCGGCGGCGGAACTGTAACAAAGCCTGTCTATGTTCTTCTCACAGGCCGTGCAACAAAGAGTTTCGAAGGAAAAACAATTCCGACAGATGCAATTGCAGTTAATGCTGCAAGAGATTACCTGAGAAACACTCTTGAATACCTTAACATGGAGCATGACGTAATCGTCGACTGCCGTATGGGTGTCGGATCATCTGATCTTCGTGATGTATTCAAGGCAAACGGAAGCGGCAGAATACCGCATGCAAATGACACATCATTTGGTATAGGACACGCTCCTTTTAGCGATCTTGAAAATATTATTCTTAATGTCAGTGATCACATTGACAACAATGTAAGGGCAAAGCATCCTATAATCGGTACCGATGTAAAAATCATGGGTCTTCGTCAGAACGATGACATAACACTGACTCTGTGTGTACCTATGATTGACCGCTTCTGCTCCGATATGGGCGAGTATATTGAGGCTGTCGAGTTCATTAAAGAAGAAGTCAGGAATGTTGCATCCGGCTCAACAAAGAGAAATGTGAATGTGGCTATCAACACAGGTGACAGAATAGATCAGGAAAGTATCTTCCTGACAGTTACCGGCACATCTGCAGAGATGGGTGATGACGGTAGTGTCGGCCGTGGAAACAGGTGCAACGGACTTATCACACCACAGCGCCCGATGAGTATGGAAGCAACAAGCGGAAAGAATCCTATAAACCACATCGGAAAGATCTACAACCTTTTGTCAACCGAGATTGCAAAGAAATGTGTTGCAGAGGTTGAAGGCATAGACGATCTGTATATCCGCCTCCTTTCACAGATTGGAAAGCCGATTGATCAGCCTCTTGTTGCAAGTGCGCAGTACATTGCAAACGGAATCGAAGAAGCTGACAAGATGGAAAAGGAAATTTATGCAATAATCGATGACTCTCTTGCAAATGTAACAGATATTACAGAAAGGGTAATTCGCGGTGAACTCAGAACCTTCTGA
- a CDS encoding methanogenesis marker 2 protein, with product MEETCSTEAIAKAVREYAGVTRKHAIGEIIHCLRIESDDVVVSFGEDAALIKNNDDGLLLAADGIWSMLMEADPYWAGFCAVLVNVHDIAAMGGKPLAMVDILSIQNEKICHEVLRGMADASKKFGVPIVGGHLHPDSDFSAIDVAIMGIVKMEDAIFSHTAGPDDHIIAAIDLNGRIHPSCALNWDSATIRSQDEVRGQIRVMQRLGEMHLLTAGKDISNPGVIGTLGMLLETSNAGAVIDLGKIPRPDLLSLGIPFSQWVRIYPGMGFIVTAKEENVSKVIEMFEEVGITASDIGYINDSRNLTITYNRKESSVFDLEKEGIMRLFD from the coding sequence GTGGAGGAAACATGTTCCACAGAAGCGATTGCGAAAGCAGTCAGGGAATACGCAGGCGTTACAAGAAAGCACGCAATAGGAGAGATAATCCACTGTCTGAGAATTGAATCAGACGATGTGGTCGTATCCTTTGGTGAGGACGCTGCATTAATAAAAAATAATGACGACGGACTACTTCTGGCGGCAGATGGAATATGGAGCATGTTAATGGAAGCGGATCCCTATTGGGCGGGATTTTGCGCAGTACTCGTAAATGTTCATGATATCGCTGCAATGGGAGGAAAACCACTTGCAATGGTTGACATACTCTCAATCCAGAACGAAAAAATATGCCATGAGGTTTTAAGAGGCATGGCAGATGCTTCAAAAAAATTCGGTGTCCCGATAGTCGGCGGCCATCTGCATCCCGACTCGGATTTTTCGGCAATTGATGTTGCTATAATGGGCATTGTAAAAATGGAAGATGCAATATTCTCCCATACGGCAGGACCCGATGACCATATTATTGCAGCGATCGATCTCAATGGCAGAATTCACCCTTCATGTGCTCTTAACTGGGATTCGGCCACAATAAGAAGTCAGGATGAAGTCCGCGGGCAGATAAGGGTCATGCAAAGGCTCGGGGAGATGCATCTTTTAACAGCAGGAAAGGATATCAGCAACCCCGGAGTTATCGGAACTCTTGGAATGCTTCTTGAAACAAGCAACGCGGGTGCTGTAATAGATCTCGGCAAAATCCCAAGGCCTGATCTTTTAAGCCTGGGAATACCGTTTTCACAGTGGGTCAGGATATATCCGGGAATGGGATTTATCGTAACCGCAAAGGAAGAAAATGTTTCAAAAGTCATTGAGATGTTTGAAGAAGTCGGAATTACCGCCTCGGATATTGGATACATAAACGACAGCAGAAATCTGACTATTACATACAACCGGAAAGAAAGTTCTGTTTTTGATCTGGAAAAAGAAGGCATAATGCGCCTTTTCGATTAA
- a CDS encoding histone family protein yields MANDLPIAAVVRIAKKNGAERVGSDAAQAIVEASEAYIANLTKEASKYAQHAGRKTIKKEDVDMAVNA; encoded by the coding sequence ATGGCAAATGATCTACCAATTGCAGCAGTAGTAAGAATTGCAAAGAAGAACGGTGCAGAGAGAGTCGGAAGCGACGCAGCACAGGCAATAGTTGAGGCATCTGAAGCATACATTGCAAACCTTACAAAAGAGGCAAGCAAGTACGCACAGCACGCAGGACGTAAGACAATCAAAAAGGAAGATGTTGACATGGCGGTAAACGCCTGA
- the mtxX gene encoding methanogenesis marker protein Mmp4/MtxX gives MTNLIVGIGVGENNEKILNSINSVRDKVRIRIFTSLDLEFNGTNPEIHKCENPEEALIDALYDKSIDAAVRGTLPANKMMKNLKRHAGVSSLERAAIIETSDGTRFLLAPVGVDEGWTVDEKISFINASRPVAKKFGINDRVAVLSGGRTGDLGRHKIVDKTITDAIEIAEKTGADHCEILIEDAVRQHGIIIAPDGISGNLIFRTLALLGDGNAHGAPVLNIDRIFVDTSRANKDYSNAILIAESLAKK, from the coding sequence GTGACGAATTTGATTGTCGGCATCGGTGTTGGCGAAAATAATGAAAAAATACTTAATTCTATAAATTCTGTCAGGGATAAAGTCAGGATTAGAATATTCACGAGTCTTGACCTTGAGTTTAACGGTACAAATCCTGAAATCCACAAATGTGAAAACCCTGAAGAAGCACTAATAGACGCACTCTATGACAAGAGTATAGATGCCGCTGTGAGAGGGACACTTCCGGCAAACAAAATGATGAAAAACCTGAAAAGACATGCAGGTGTAAGCAGTCTTGAAAGGGCTGCCATTATTGAGACCTCAGACGGGACAAGATTTCTTCTGGCACCTGTCGGAGTTGACGAGGGGTGGACTGTAGATGAAAAGATATCTTTCATAAATGCCTCGCGGCCTGTTGCAAAAAAGTTCGGTATAAACGACAGGGTGGCAGTACTTTCAGGCGGCAGGACAGGGGATCTCGGCCGGCATAAAATTGTTGACAAAACCATAACGGATGCAATAGAAATCGCAGAGAAAACAGGTGCTGATCACTGTGAAATTTTAATAGAAGATGCAGTGCGGCAACATGGAATAATCATTGCCCCCGATGGCATCTCAGGCAACCTGATCTTCAGGACCCTTGCACTCCTTGGAGACGGAAATGCACATGGTGCACCAGTGCTAAATATCGACAGAATTTTCGTGGATACATCGCGCGCCAACAAGGATTATTCCAATGCCATTTTAATCGCCGAATCGCTGGCAAAAAAATAA
- the hisB gene encoding imidazoleglycerol-phosphate dehydratase HisB, producing the protein MRCAEVFRETKETKVRVLINLDGQGEVCADTKIPFLDHMLSAMGRHGGFDLTVEADGDLDIDCHHTVEDIGIVFGQALKEAIGEGRGIVRFSHMAVPMDESIAYATLDLGGRSYLVMDGRFFGSPGDIPGDLYEHFFYSICSNAKITANLSFTGRNDHHICEALFKVFGIALGMATRVDPKKGIPSTKGTL; encoded by the coding sequence ATGAGGTGTGCAGAGGTCTTCCGGGAAACAAAGGAGACTAAGGTCCGTGTTCTGATCAATCTTGACGGACAGGGTGAAGTGTGTGCGGATACAAAAATTCCCTTCCTGGATCATATGCTAAGTGCCATGGGCAGGCACGGGGGCTTTGACCTGACTGTTGAGGCTGACGGCGATTTGGATATAGACTGCCACCACACAGTTGAGGATATAGGAATTGTCTTTGGGCAGGCACTAAAAGAGGCCATCGGGGAAGGCCGCGGTATTGTCAGGTTTTCACACATGGCTGTTCCGATGGATGAATCAATAGCATATGCAACACTTGATCTCGGAGGCCGCTCGTATTTAGTGATGGACGGAAGATTTTTTGGAAGCCCCGGAGATATCCCCGGTGATCTCTATGAGCATTTCTTCTACAGCATATGCTCAAATGCAAAAATTACTGCAAACCTTTCATTTACAGGAAGAAATGATCACCACATTTGTGAGGCGCTGTTCAAGGTTTTTGGTATTGCTCTTGGTATGGCAACAAGGGTCGATCCAAAGAAAGGCATCCCAAGCACCAAGGGAACATTATAG
- the hisG gene encoding ATP phosphoribosyltransferase, with translation MNPDGKKRDVLRLAIPNKGRIADPIIQLIESSGLKLQDTKSRKLITKTSDPKIEVLFARPIDIPEYVANGAADLGITGRDMVMERGSDVKELLDLKSGKATLVIAVPDDSAIKGPEDLKGLKVATEFPGICERYFEKLGIEVTLVPVGGACEAAPYLGIADAIVDLTSSGTTLATNNLRIVCEILTSTTIVIENRNLGKLFSEKVGDFCLALESVLHARGQRYLMMNVERLHLDEVRNVLPGLSGPTVMDVVSDDNLVAVHAVVSEEHLYSLVGDLKKAGAKDILVVPIERMIR, from the coding sequence ATGAATCCTGACGGAAAGAAGAGGGATGTACTGAGACTTGCAATACCAAATAAGGGAAGGATTGCAGACCCTATTATCCAGCTTATCGAAAGCAGCGGCCTGAAACTTCAAGATACAAAAAGCAGGAAGCTTATTACAAAAACCTCTGATCCCAAAATCGAGGTTCTTTTTGCAAGACCTATTGACATTCCTGAATATGTTGCAAACGGAGCCGCGGATCTCGGCATCACGGGAAGGGACATGGTCATGGAAAGGGGTTCTGATGTTAAAGAGCTTCTTGACCTGAAATCAGGCAAAGCAACCCTCGTGATTGCCGTCCCTGATGATTCAGCAATAAAAGGGCCGGAGGATTTGAAAGGTCTGAAGGTTGCAACGGAATTCCCGGGAATATGCGAGCGTTACTTTGAGAAACTCGGAATTGAGGTTACACTTGTTCCGGTCGGGGGTGCCTGTGAGGCGGCGCCATATCTCGGGATTGCTGATGCGATTGTTGATCTTACAAGTTCCGGGACGACTCTTGCAACAAACAATCTGAGAATTGTATGCGAGATACTGACATCCACTACAATCGTTATTGAAAACAGGAATCTGGGAAAACTGTTCTCTGAAAAGGTTGGTGATTTTTGTCTTGCACTTGAGAGTGTCCTGCATGCAAGAGGCCAGCGCTATTTGATGATGAATGTGGAGCGTTTGCACCTCGATGAAGTGAGGAATGTTCTGCCGGGACTTTCAGGGCCGACTGTTATGGATGTCGTATCAGATGATAATCTTGTAGCCGTTCATGCAGTGGTTTCAGAGGAACACCTGTATTCTCTCGTTGGAGACCTGAAAAAAGCCGGCGCAAAAGACATCCTTGTTGTACCGATTGAAAGGATGATCCGGTGA
- the hisA gene encoding 1-(5-phosphoribosyl)-5-[(5-phosphoribosylamino)methylideneamino]imidazole-4-carboxamide isomerase: MRVFPAVDILGGKCVQLVQGKRENSTAYGSPLECARRWTDEGADSLHIVNLDGAFGDSGKNAEQIKSVIDETGAFVQLGGGIRSLSDAAGWLNAGVDRVIIGTLAIKEPECIRELSAEYGSDRVVAGVDARDGQVVVSGWEEPAGDYIGWAKRFEELGAGALLFTNVDVEGLQEGIAADPVRRLLESTYLPVIIAGGISLPSDVVTLKKMGVDGIVMGSALYSGKISLKEALEVCR, translated from the coding sequence ATGAGGGTTTTTCCTGCGGTTGACATTCTCGGCGGAAAGTGTGTCCAGCTGGTTCAGGGTAAAAGAGAGAATTCTACCGCATACGGCAGTCCTCTTGAGTGTGCCCGGAGGTGGACTGATGAAGGAGCAGACTCACTGCATATTGTAAATCTTGACGGTGCATTTGGTGACTCCGGTAAAAATGCAGAGCAGATAAAGTCTGTAATCGATGAGACCGGAGCCTTCGTTCAGCTTGGAGGAGGTATCAGAAGCCTTTCTGACGCTGCAGGATGGCTTAATGCCGGTGTTGACAGGGTAATCATCGGAACACTTGCAATAAAGGAGCCTGAATGCATAAGGGAGCTTTCGGCTGAATATGGAAGTGACCGTGTTGTTGCAGGAGTCGATGCCAGAGACGGTCAGGTTGTTGTAAGCGGATGGGAGGAGCCTGCCGGAGATTATATCGGATGGGCAAAAAGGTTTGAGGAACTCGGGGCAGGAGCTCTTCTTTTCACCAATGTTGATGTGGAGGGGCTTCAGGAAGGGATTGCTGCAGATCCTGTCAGAAGACTTCTGGAAAGCACGTATCTTCCGGTAATCATTGCAGGAGGCATATCCCTGCCCTCAGATGTCGTAACACTAAAGAAGATGGGTGTTGATGGAATAGTTATGGGATCAGCACTTTACAGTGGTAAAATTTCGCTTAAAGAGGCTTTGGAGGTTTGCAGATGA
- a CDS encoding DNA integrity scanning protein DisA nucleotide-binding domain protein yields the protein MVDNELMMQHASEIAGDIGAKAIVSFTEPFPFESDKPVIWVEDLQLDILRDLTMHDILEISQRHLHDAAIQIYLTKNFDEGLVVGVFPYAILVYDINEGRNFINVRDYDDIVSREVMSAVLRLALDIAVEGREGRHIGTAFIIGNSDEIMKNSHQAIINPYKGQHPDDCDIKNRHNWESIKEFSQLDGVFVVDPNGRIVAAGRYLNINTGSINLPGGMGGRHLAAAAITLDIPVIGVTVSESGGIVRIFRDGKCDQTIRSDVRVRW from the coding sequence ATGGTTGATAATGAACTGATGATGCAGCATGCATCTGAAATTGCAGGGGATATAGGGGCAAAGGCAATTGTTTCATTTACAGAGCCATTTCCTTTTGAATCTGATAAGCCTGTGATCTGGGTGGAAGATCTTCAGCTTGATATTTTAAGGGATCTGACAATGCATGATATCCTTGAGATATCCCAAAGGCATCTGCACGATGCTGCTATCCAGATATATCTGACCAAAAATTTTGACGAAGGACTTGTGGTCGGGGTTTTCCCGTATGCCATTTTGGTATATGACATAAATGAAGGCAGGAATTTTATTAATGTCAGGGATTATGACGACATCGTAAGCCGTGAAGTAATGTCCGCAGTACTGAGGCTGGCACTTGATATTGCAGTCGAGGGGCGTGAGGGCAGACACATAGGCACAGCATTTATCATCGGAAATTCCGATGAAATAATGAAAAATTCACACCAGGCAATAATCAATCCTTACAAAGGTCAGCATCCTGATGACTGCGATATTAAAAACAGGCATAACTGGGAGAGCATAAAGGAGTTTTCGCAGCTTGACGGTGTTTTTGTAGTCGATCCTAATGGAAGGATTGTCGCCGCCGGAAGATACCTCAATATAAACACCGGCTCAATAAACCTTCCCGGAGGGATGGGTGGCAGACACCTTGCGGCAGCGGCAATAACACTGGATATTCCGGTAATTGGTGTAACCGTTTCCGAATCAGGCGGAATTGTAAGGATATTCCGTGACGGCAAATGTGATCAGACCATACGATCTGATGTACGCGTACGCTGGTAA